The Toxorhynchites rutilus septentrionalis strain SRP chromosome 3, ASM2978413v1, whole genome shotgun sequence genome includes a region encoding these proteins:
- the LOC129778138 gene encoding chromatin assembly factor 1 subunit A-B-like, with amino-acid sequence MSFVCRVCRMEIFTHPFSLTDSSLRHVKTIDEMIYECTHIKLTKDSHWPQFICESCLLRLEDSYAFLLLCRESQQFYMNTLQAEGPLELPDELPATLDNKLENIDSNLISVKLEVDPEEILNSSDYTDGTFPALNMLPTISSRTGDPKAERNWMVEARKHRERQRISTARRRARMSPQEREKERERARLKQAQRRASRSEDQIRKQRERDRLRQAMKRAKFREVEMIQQQQPDKLGSEINHCG; translated from the exons ATGTCGTTTGTTTGTCGGGTTTGCCGAATGGAGATTTTCACACACCCATTTTCTTTGACCGACAGTTCGCTAAGGCATGTGAAAACGATAGACGAGATGATTTATGAGTGTACTCATATAAAG CTTACCAAAGATAGTCATTGGCCTCAATTTATATGCGAATCCTGCCTACTGCGCCTGGAGGATTCATATGCATTCTTACTGCTTTGTCGTGAGTCCCAACAATTCTACATGAACACCCTCCAAGCTGAAGGGCCACTTGAATTACCTGATGAACTCCCTGCCACTTTAGATAATAAGCTCGAAAATATTGACAGTAATCTTATTTCTGTAAAACTTGAAGTGGATCCCGAGGAAATACTAAACTCAAGCGACTACACCGACGGAACATTTCCTGCACTTAATATGTTACCTACAATAAGCTCAAGGACTGGTGATCCAAAAGCTGAAAGAAACTGGATGGTAGAGGCACGTAAACATCGAGAACGACAACGTATTTCGACTGCTAGGCGTCGAGCTAGAATGTCCCCCCAGGAACGGGAAAAAGAACGGGAAAGGGCACGCCTTAAGCAGGCCCAAAGACGGGCTAGTCGGTCCGAGGATCAGATTCGAAAGCAACGGGAAAGGGATCGGCTACGTCAGGCCATGAAACGGGCCAAGTTTCGAGAGGTTGAGATGATCCAACAACAGCAACCTGATAAACTTGGGTCGGAAATAAACCATTGTGGCTAA